DNA from Actinoplanes sp. SE50/110:
CCTGGCCAGCCTACGGCCGGAGGGCGCACGTCGCCATGTCCGCGCACCGGATGAGTCGAGCGCAACGCCGCATCGTCATCGCCGGTCGGGCTGACAAACTCCATCACACCCGACACAAGCCGCATAGCGAGTCCGCGGCCCAGCGGGCCCCGACCCGACGGGGGAGGGAGGGTCACAGCGTGTTCATCGGCAGCCGCACCACCTGCCGGTAAAGATTTCCGCTTCCGCGCGCCCCGCTTGCCCATCTAACCCCTCCGCTTGTTCCCCCGTCCGCCGCCGCGGCCTTCACGACGAGCCGCCCGGACGACACGATCACGGCCTCGGCCGGCCGCCACTTCCCGTTCCTTCACGATCTCCACCACCGTTGCCGGCGGCTCGATCAGCCCGGCGCCACAGAACCGGATCTCCGGCCGGCCGCCACCCAACCGGGCGATCTGCGCCCCGTGCTCACCGATCTCCTCCTCCGCCGACGCCCCCTTGAGCGCCAACAGCGTGCCCCCGACCCGGGCCAGCGGCAGACACCAGCCGGCCAGCACGTCCAGCGCCGCGACCGCTCGTGCGGTCACCACGTCGGCGTCGGCCACCTGACCGATCACCTCGGATGCCCGTCCGCGTACGACCGTGACGTTGTGCAGTTCCAGCTCGTCCACCGTCTCGGTCAGGAAGGCGGTACGCCGTGCCAGCGGCTCGACCAGCGTGATCTCAAGATCCGGTCGAGCCACAGCCAGCACGATACCGGGCAAACCAGCGCCAGAGCCGACGTCAACCACCGAAGCGCCGATAGGGAACAGCTGCGACATAACTCCGCAGTTGACCAGGTGTCTCTCCCAGAGCCGCGGCGTCTCCCGGGGTCCGATCAGGCCACGCAACACACCCTCGGTCGCCAGCAGCTGGGCGAACCGCCCGGCGAGCGCCAGCCGGTCCCCGAAAACCTCACGAGCAGCCATCTCCATGACAGCAGGGGGCTGCAACACGTCGACGTCGGCAGGCTCCTCGGCGGGCACCGGCACCCCGGCCGCGCCGGGAAGGCCGGGACGGGCGGCATACGAACCGGAAGGGCCGCGAGACGAGGGCGGCCCGGGCGCCGTAACGCCCGGGCCGCCCTCACCCGCGCCGAAGCGTGGGTCCGTCATCTCACTCCGCCGCACGAACCACGATGCGCCGGTTCGGCTCCACGCCCTCGGACTCGCTCTGCACGCCGGCGATGGCGTTCACCACGTCGTGCACGCACTTGCGCTCGAAGGCCGACATCGGCTCCAGCCGGACCGCCTCGCCGTGCTCCTTGACCTTCTCCACCGCGTTGCGCGCCACCGCGGCCAGCTCCTTGCGCCGCGACGCCCGGTAGCCACCGATGTCCAGCAGCAGCCGGCTCGGCGACCCGGTCGCCCGGAAGATCGCCAGCCGGGTCAGCTCCTGCAGCGCCTCCAGCGTCGCGCCGCGCTGCCCGACCAGCGGCTGCAGCCGCCCGCCGACGACCTCGACCATCGGCCGGCCGGCGGAGACCAGCTCGTCGATGTCGCCGTCATAGTCGAGGATGTCGAGCAGCCCCTCGACGTAGTCCGCGGCGATCTCACTCTGCCGGAAGAGGTCGCTGTCCGACGCGACGCTCTCCGACTTCTTACCCTCCGCCGATACCGCTTCCGAGGGCGCGGCATCCGTCTCCGGCGCGACCGCCGAGGGCGCCGGCGATTCGGAGGCGGGGGGAGTACTGGTGTCGGTCACGGTCTCATCTCCGTTGTCACTCGGGCCGGACCGACCGGGATCGGTCCGCTGTTTCCCGCGCCGCCGACATGCGTACGTATCGCGGGGAGGTCTGTAGCAAGGGGAGCGCGCGGGGCCTGACGATCAACCGGCCCCGCGCCGCGATCATCCCTTGGGTTTGTTCGCCGGCCGGGCGCCCTTCTTCGGATTCACCGGTTTGGCGCCCGGCTTCGGGGCCAGCGCCTTGGTGTCAACGACCGGGGTGGCCTCCTCGGCCACGGCCTTGCGACCGAACAGTCCGCCGCTGCGGCCGGGCTGCACCGGGTTCTTCACGTCGCTGGCGGTCGCGTTCGCCGGGCGGGCCGTGGTGGCGCCACCCTTGCCGGCCATGTTCGGCGGCGGGAACTTGCGCAGCACCCACTGCTGCTGGCCGAGGGTGAACAGGTTGTTGGTCACCCAGTAGATGACCACACCGATCGGGAACAGCGAGCCGGAGATCAGCAGCGAGCACGGGATGCCGTACAGCATCAGCCGCTGCACCATCTTCTGCTGCGGGTCCTCGGCCCAGCCGGTCTTGAGGATCATCTGCCGGCTGGTCAGGAAGGTGGTGCCCATCATGACCAGGATCAGGACACCGGCCAGCACCTTCACCGTGGTGCCGTTGGCGTGCATCGCGGCCAGCTCGGCCGGGGTCGACCCGAACTTGGCGCTGATCGGCACGTTGAACAGGTGCGCCGCGGTCGCGCTGTTGAACTGCTCCAGCTTCCAGCCGTAGATCGTCTTCAGGTGCTCCGGCAGGTTCGGGTTGAGGTGACGCAGCACGTGGAAGAGCCCGATGAAGACCGGCACCTGCAAGAACATCGGAAGGCAGCCCATCAGCGGGTTCGCCTTCTCCGTCTTGTAGAGCTCCATCATCTCTTTCTGGAGCGTCTCCCGGTCACCCTTGTGCTTCTCCTGCAGCGCCTTCACCTTGGGCTGCAGCGCCTGCATGGCCCGCTGGCTCTTGATCTGCTTGACGAAGACCGGGAAGAGGATGACGCGCAGCGTCACCACGAGGAAGAAGATCGAGAGGACCCAGGACCAGTTCGTGCCGAGCACGCGGTCGTCGGGAATACCGATCGCGTCCCAGAGCGAATGCCAGCGGAGGAGGATCCACGAAATGGCGTAGTAGATCCAGTCGAGACTCAATCTAAGCTCCAGTCACATCGGCAGGACGGTGACGGATCGGGTCAGGCACCGGGTCGTACCCGCCAGGGTGGAAGGGATGGCAACGCAGGAGCCGCCAGATCGCCAGGCCCGTCCCCCGCACCGCACCGTGTCGCGCCAGAGCCTCCTGGGCGTACGCGCTGCACGAAGGGTAGAACCGACAGCGGGCCGGCAACGCCGGACTCAAGTATCGACGGTACGCGACGACCGCGGCGGTCAGGAGCCGGGCAGCCAGGCTCATCGCGGCCGCCGGGGACGCCGGGCGGACGCGAGCGCGCCGTCCAGGTCGATGCCGAGTTCGGCGTACCCCGCCTGCGCGGCCGGGGGCAGTGCCCGGACCACCAGCAGAGCACCCGGCGGGAGGTCGGCGAGCAGCGGCCGGACCAGATGCCGCAGCCGACGCCGCACTTTGTTACGGACCACCGCATTGCCCACCGCTTTGGATACGACGAAGCCGGCGCGCGCCTCGGAGGCGTGCGCCGGCTCCTCGATAAGCAGGTGAACGACCAGGGTCCCGCGGCCGGCTCGACGGCCACCGCGAATCGCTGCGGCGAAGTCCGCGCTACGCCGCAGTCGCTGCGTCGCGGCCAGCACGACTACCTGGACATTCCGACCCGACTAAGCGCCGGCTCAGGCCGACAGCTTGTCGCGGCCCTTGCCCCGGCGGGCGGACAGGATGGCACGGCCGGCACGGGTGCGCATGCGCAGCCGGAAGCCGTGGGTCTTGGCGCGCCGGCGATTGTTCGGCTGGTAGGTGCGCTTGCTCACGTCAGAACTCCGTCTTCAACTACGTCAGGGGGCATCCGCTGCAAGAAGCCACTTTATCAGAGGGCCGCGGAGCAACCGCTCAACCCTACGCAGGGCGGTTACAGCGGTCAACCATATCCTGACCGCGCGTCAGGGAACACGCACAAAGTGGATCTTTTCTGGGGCGCACGCGGGACGGCGGTTGTAGTACCCCGCCCGCCGCTGTTAGCGTGCCCGGTTGCTGGTCTTTCCCGGCCGTTCGCATACCGCGAAGCAGCGGCCAAAACCGGACAAGCGGGTGGATCGTTCCCCTCGGCGAGCCTGTTTCACACCGCGCCGCCACAGGCTCTGGCGGGAGCGCCGTTCGGCACCACCACGGGTTGTGGATAACCTGTGGATAGCCGATGGCACCGTGCTTGACTCGGGGACGCCGACAGGCAGGGGAAGGCCGGACACAAGGTCCACCGGGGGTCGGTGGCGATGGGGGTGGCGCGGCGGTGGCCGATCAGGTCGACCTGGGCAAGCTGTGGCAGGACACGCTCAGCGAATTGTCCGAGGAGATCGCTTCCCGGCAGCAGCGTGCCTATCTCCGATTCACCCGGCTCCGGGCGATCGTCGAGGACACCGCGCTGCTGTCAGTTCCGGACGCGTACACCCGGGATGTGATCGAGCTGCGCCTGCGCCCGGCGATCACCGA
Protein-coding regions in this window:
- the rnpA gene encoding ribonuclease P protein component, whose amino-acid sequence is MLAATQRLRRSADFAAAIRGGRRAGRGTLVVHLLIEEPAHASEARAGFVVSKAVGNAVVRNKVRRRLRHLVRPLLADLPPGALLVVRALPPAAQAGYAELGIDLDGALASARRPRRPR
- the rsmG gene encoding 16S rRNA (guanine(527)-N(7))-methyltransferase RsmG; this translates as MTDPRFGAGEGGPGVTAPGPPSSRGPSGSYAARPGLPGAAGVPVPAEEPADVDVLQPPAVMEMAAREVFGDRLALAGRFAQLLATEGVLRGLIGPRETPRLWERHLVNCGVMSQLFPIGASVVDVGSGAGLPGIVLAVARPDLEITLVEPLARRTAFLTETVDELELHNVTVVRGRASEVIGQVADADVVTARAVAALDVLAGWCLPLARVGGTLLALKGASAEEEIGEHGAQIARLGGGRPEIRFCGAGLIEPPATVVEIVKEREVAAGRGRDRVVRAARREGRGGGRGNKRRG
- the yidC gene encoding membrane protein insertase YidC, producing MSLDWIYYAISWILLRWHSLWDAIGIPDDRVLGTNWSWVLSIFFLVVTLRVILFPVFVKQIKSQRAMQALQPKVKALQEKHKGDRETLQKEMMELYKTEKANPLMGCLPMFLQVPVFIGLFHVLRHLNPNLPEHLKTIYGWKLEQFNSATAAHLFNVPISAKFGSTPAELAAMHANGTTVKVLAGVLILVMMGTTFLTSRQMILKTGWAEDPQQKMVQRLMLYGIPCSLLISGSLFPIGVVIYWVTNNLFTLGQQQWVLRKFPPPNMAGKGGATTARPANATASDVKNPVQPGRSGGLFGRKAVAEEATPVVDTKALAPKPGAKPVNPKKGARPANKPKG
- the yidD gene encoding membrane protein insertion efficiency factor YidD, giving the protein MSLAARLLTAAVVAYRRYLSPALPARCRFYPSCSAYAQEALARHGAVRGTGLAIWRLLRCHPFHPGGYDPVPDPIRHRPADVTGA
- a CDS encoding R3H domain-containing nucleic acid-binding protein produces the protein MTDTSTPPASESPAPSAVAPETDAAPSEAVSAEGKKSESVASDSDLFRQSEIAADYVEGLLDILDYDGDIDELVSAGRPMVEVVGGRLQPLVGQRGATLEALQELTRLAIFRATGSPSRLLLDIGGYRASRRKELAAVARNAVEKVKEHGEAVRLEPMSAFERKCVHDVVNAIAGVQSESEGVEPNRRIVVRAAE
- the rpmH gene encoding 50S ribosomal protein L34 — translated: MSKRTYQPNNRRRAKTHGFRLRMRTRAGRAILSARRGKGRDKLSA